The following coding sequences are from one bacterium window:
- the glgP gene encoding alpha-glucan family phosphorylase — MKIMQTFNVIPTLPEELAPLRTLAFNYWWCWNADAFNVFRHIAADLWTRCGHNPIKFLGQVSQERLKELTRDEGFKYHLDQVMKNFKGYMERKTWFQNRWPEEKPVRIAYFSAEFGINEGLPIYSGGLGVLAGDHLKSASDLGVPLVAIGLAYHQGYFRQYLNQDGWQQERYAENDFYNMSAMLMRDEKKKPIILEVDFPGRKIQVCIWKVQVGRVPLYLLSTNLPGNSPVDRNITAKLYGGDKELRLQQELILGVGGVLTLKRLELLPAVTHMNEGHSAFLGIERIRYHMENDKLSFSEARELVKGSNIFTTHTPVPAGIDMFSSQLIENYFVPYFEKFGVSAQEFLAMGRRNADDPHENFSMAILAINLAAKTNGVARLHGEVSRKMWQNLWPLLPEDEVPISHITNGVHVNSWISMEMSELFDRYLGPRWVEEPGDQKIWGRIMEIPSAELWRTHARRRERLVGYVRRKLRQQLSDCGAPAEEIEMASQVLDPEALTIGFARRFATYKRATLIFKDIERFTKLISDKDRPIQIIFAGKAHPHDEPGKRLIQEIVKIARQAGLRRHVVFLEDYDLNCAHYLVQGVDVWLNNPRRPLEASGTSGMKAIFNGGLNCSILDGWWDEGYNGKNGWAIGRGEEYDDNEYQDQVESSAFYQILENEMIPLFYDRGPDNIPENWLKMMKRSMTSLGPVFNTNRMVTEYTERFYVPQTERLERLKLNNCKIVRDLAAWKKRVTQEWPAVKVEKVYDIPEKEHTVGGELPVKATVNLGGLSTEDVQVEIFYGAIDEKQEMHATRTVVMNPEKDTQGGKVTFTGNIPCVTTGNHGLTIRVLPRHDDQIHRFETNLITWGD, encoded by the coding sequence ATGAAAATAATGCAAACGTTTAATGTAATTCCCACCTTGCCTGAGGAATTGGCGCCACTGCGGACCCTGGCATTTAATTATTGGTGGTGCTGGAATGCCGATGCCTTTAATGTTTTTCGGCATATTGCCGCAGATCTCTGGACGCGTTGCGGACATAATCCAATTAAATTTCTTGGACAAGTTTCACAGGAAAGGCTTAAAGAGTTGACGCGGGATGAGGGATTCAAGTATCACCTTGATCAGGTTATGAAGAATTTCAAAGGGTACATGGAAAGAAAAACCTGGTTTCAGAATCGCTGGCCGGAAGAAAAACCTGTTCGGATTGCTTATTTTTCCGCAGAGTTTGGGATTAATGAGGGGCTGCCGATCTATTCCGGCGGTTTGGGTGTTTTGGCGGGAGATCATCTCAAATCCGCCTCGGATCTGGGTGTGCCTCTGGTTGCCATCGGGTTGGCGTATCATCAGGGATATTTTCGTCAGTATTTGAACCAGGATGGCTGGCAGCAGGAACGGTATGCGGAAAACGATTTTTATAATATGTCAGCGATGTTAATGCGGGATGAGAAGAAAAAACCGATCATTCTGGAAGTGGATTTTCCGGGACGCAAAATTCAGGTTTGTATTTGGAAAGTGCAGGTGGGCAGGGTTCCGCTTTATCTGCTCAGCACCAATCTTCCCGGTAACTCACCGGTTGACCGCAATATTACGGCCAAATTGTATGGCGGGGATAAAGAGCTGCGTTTGCAGCAGGAGTTGATACTGGGTGTGGGAGGCGTTTTAACCCTTAAGCGCTTGGAACTGCTTCCGGCAGTGACGCATATGAATGAAGGGCATTCGGCGTTTCTCGGCATTGAGCGCATCCGTTATCATATGGAAAATGACAAGCTTAGTTTTAGCGAAGCGCGTGAATTGGTGAAGGGGAGCAATATTTTTACCACCCATACGCCCGTGCCGGCTGGGATTGATATGTTTAGTTCCCAGTTAATTGAAAATTATTTTGTGCCTTACTTTGAAAAATTTGGTGTTTCTGCGCAGGAATTTTTGGCCATGGGCCGGAGAAATGCCGATGATCCGCATGAAAATTTTTCCATGGCGATTTTGGCGATTAATCTGGCAGCCAAGACCAATGGTGTGGCCCGGCTGCATGGTGAGGTTTCCCGGAAAATGTGGCAAAATCTCTGGCCCTTGTTGCCGGAAGATGAAGTGCCGATTTCGCATATTACCAATGGGGTGCATGTGAATTCCTGGATTTCAATGGAAATGTCGGAGTTGTTTGACCGGTATCTCGGTCCCCGTTGGGTGGAGGAACCGGGTGATCAGAAAATTTGGGGAAGGATTATGGAGATTCCTTCAGCGGAATTGTGGCGGACGCATGCCCGCCGCCGGGAGCGTCTGGTGGGGTATGTAAGACGCAAATTGCGTCAACAGCTTAGTGACTGCGGCGCGCCGGCTGAGGAGATCGAGATGGCGTCACAGGTGTTGGACCCGGAAGCCTTGACCATCGGATTTGCCCGTCGTTTTGCCACCTATAAACGGGCAACCCTGATTTTTAAGGATATTGAGCGCTTCACGAAGCTGATTTCAGACAAGGACAGGCCGATTCAAATTATTTTTGCCGGTAAGGCCCATCCCCATGATGAACCCGGTAAACGGTTGATTCAGGAGATTGTCAAGATTGCCCGTCAAGCCGGATTGCGACGGCATGTTGTTTTTTTAGAGGATTACGATCTTAATTGCGCCCATTATTTGGTTCAGGGCGTGGATGTATGGCTGAACAATCCCCGTCGCCCATTGGAGGCATCCGGGACATCCGGGATGAAGGCGATTTTCAACGGTGGTTTGAATTGTTCGATTCTGGACGGCTGGTGGGATGAAGGTTATAACGGCAAAAACGGCTGGGCGATCGGCCGGGGTGAAGAATATGATGATAATGAGTATCAGGATCAGGTGGAAAGTTCGGCTTTTTATCAGATTTTGGAGAATGAAATGATTCCGCTTTTTTATGACCGGGGACCGGATAATATTCCTGAAAACTGGTTGAAAATGATGAAGCGTTCTATGACCAGTTTGGGTCCGGTTTTTAATACCAACCGAATGGTCACGGAGTACACTGAACGGTTCTATGTTCCTCAGACCGAGCGGTTGGAGCGGCTCAAACTTAACAACTGTAAAATTGTCAGAGACCTGGCTGCTTGGAAGAAAAGAGTCACGCAGGAGTGGCCGGCGGTGAAGGTGGAAAAGGTTTATGATATTCCTGAAAAGGAGCATACTGTTGGGGGTGAATTACCGGTGAAAGCGACGGTTAATCTCGGCGGGCTTTCCACCGAGGATGTTCAGGTCGAGATTTTTTACGGTGCGATTGATGAGAAGCAAGAGATGCATGCCACCCGGACGGTGGTCATGAATCCTGAGAAAGATACCCAAGGCGGCAAGGTGACCTTTACCGGAAATATCCCCTGTGTGACAACCGGTAATCACGGATTGACCATTCGGGTTTTACCGCGGCATGATGATCAGATTCACCGTTTTGAGACGAATTTAATTACCTGGGGAGATTAA
- a CDS encoding RNA methyltransferase produces the protein MKKSCSLPIVVLVRPQIAENIGATARAMVNFGITELRLVTPRTYDEAHAARMACDGRTILKNLQIFPDLRTALEDCAYTIATTRRARRVKISSLQPEEAVSRLCRIEHSEKTAIIFGAEAAGLTNEEVFLCDTTSTIPTGELGSLNLGQAVIIYLYEWFRKSPAILPEKNPLDRLATHGEKQRVYDLLNQLLITSDYQPRGRLPEFIRRVKLLFEDRLLTFREQKIFLKVLRYLEKRDT, from the coding sequence ATGAAAAAATCATGTTCACTGCCGATCGTTGTTCTGGTCCGCCCGCAAATAGCTGAAAATATCGGTGCCACCGCCCGTGCCATGGTTAATTTTGGAATCACAGAGTTACGTCTGGTGACACCGCGCACCTATGATGAAGCCCATGCAGCCCGTATGGCCTGTGACGGACGGACGATTCTGAAAAATCTACAGATTTTCCCTGATTTAAGAACCGCACTGGAAGATTGTGCTTATACGATCGCCACCACACGCCGCGCCCGCCGGGTTAAAATTTCTTCTTTGCAGCCCGAAGAAGCGGTTTCCCGGCTTTGCCGGATTGAGCACTCAGAAAAAACCGCAATTATTTTCGGTGCCGAAGCGGCCGGATTAACCAATGAAGAGGTGTTTTTATGCGACACCACCAGCACCATTCCGACAGGTGAACTCGGCAGCCTCAATCTGGGACAAGCAGTGATTATTTATCTATATGAATGGTTCCGGAAGTCACCTGCGATCCTCCCGGAAAAAAATCCCCTCGACCGGCTGGCGACCCATGGTGAAAAGCAGCGGGTGTATGACCTTCTCAACCAGCTCCTGATCACAAGCGACTACCAGCCGCGCGGCCGTCTGCCGGAATTTATACGGCGGGTCAAACTGCTTTTCGAGGACCGCTTGCTGACCTTCCGCGAGCAAAAAATCTTCCTCAAGGTCCTGCGCTATCTGGAAAAAAGAGATACTTAA
- a CDS encoding sigma-54 dependent transcriptional regulator has product MEKILIVEDEENIREVLARSLAEKGFTIKTAPDSETAITDIQNREYDLVLTDLRLPGKSGLDLLDHIKENTHDTAVILMTAYGSVENAVEAMKRGADDYVVKPFRLEEVEVKVERILNEKRLVDKNRFLQEQADAKFGSIIGNSEPIKKVTRLIEQVASSDSTVLITGETGTGKELIAHSVHSSSPRANGPFIAVHCAAYSQQLIESELFGHERGAFTGASAQRKGRLEICHKGTLFLDELGEIPLEMQVKLLRFLENKTFERVGGNDPVQVDVRVIGATHRDLPAMVREGKFREDLYWRMNVFPIPLPPLKERGDDILLLSDFFLRKHQGDRIFKISRFSERLMREYHWPGNVRELENIIERAVLLSTGDTLRIDQALSKPSDEIRLGDQNLNQMVETMEKKLIEEALAQTNGNQAQAAKLLGIQRSTLQYKLQKYGLVH; this is encoded by the coding sequence ATGGAAAAAATTCTGATTGTCGAAGATGAAGAAAACATCCGCGAAGTGCTGGCCCGATCGCTGGCTGAAAAAGGATTTACAATTAAAACCGCACCTGACAGCGAGACCGCCATCACTGATATTCAAAACCGCGAATATGATCTTGTGCTCACCGATCTCCGCCTCCCGGGAAAATCCGGTCTGGATCTGTTGGATCACATTAAGGAAAACACCCACGACACTGCCGTGATACTCATGACTGCGTATGGTTCCGTGGAAAACGCAGTTGAAGCAATGAAGCGCGGTGCAGATGATTACGTTGTCAAACCTTTCCGGCTTGAAGAGGTTGAAGTGAAAGTCGAGAGGATTCTCAATGAAAAGCGATTGGTCGACAAAAATCGTTTTCTCCAGGAGCAGGCGGATGCCAAATTCGGAAGTATCATCGGCAATTCAGAACCGATTAAAAAGGTGACGCGTTTGATTGAGCAGGTCGCATCCTCCGACTCCACCGTGCTCATCACAGGTGAGACCGGGACCGGCAAGGAACTCATCGCGCACTCGGTGCACAGCAGCAGCCCGCGTGCCAACGGACCCTTCATTGCCGTGCATTGCGCCGCCTACAGCCAACAACTCATTGAAAGTGAACTCTTCGGCCATGAACGCGGCGCCTTCACCGGCGCCTCCGCGCAGCGCAAAGGACGCCTGGAAATATGCCACAAGGGAACATTGTTTTTAGATGAATTAGGTGAAATTCCGCTGGAAATGCAGGTCAAGCTGCTCCGCTTTCTGGAAAACAAAACATTTGAACGTGTCGGCGGCAATGATCCCGTCCAGGTTGATGTCCGGGTCATCGGCGCCACCCACCGCGATTTGCCGGCCATGGTCCGGGAAGGAAAATTCCGCGAGGACCTTTACTGGCGCATGAATGTCTTCCCTATTCCCCTGCCGCCTTTAAAGGAACGCGGCGATGACATCCTGCTGCTGTCTGATTTTTTCCTGCGCAAACACCAGGGGGATCGCATATTTAAAATCAGCCGTTTCAGTGAACGACTCATGCGTGAATACCATTGGCCGGGCAATGTTCGCGAACTTGAAAATATCATTGAGCGGGCTGTTTTGCTCTCTACCGGCGACACCCTGCGAATCGACCAGGCACTTTCCAAACCCAGTGATGAAATCCGCTTGGGTGATCAAAATTTAAATCAGATGGTTGAAACCATGGAAAAAAAACTTATCGAAGAAGCATTGGCACAAACCAACGGCAATCAGGCCCAAGCAGCCAAATTGCTGGGTATCCAGCGCAGTACATTACAATATAAACTTCAGAAATACGGCTTGGTTCATTAA
- a CDS encoding HAMP domain-containing histidine kinase produces MIKSFRWSLKWQLLTAILGVLLPTLLLYTWIAGNLLLTALDRELTSRLTMVSNLAKNYVPLETMLGYLPDDETTRIYIHDVAKLNNFAQTNLLDRISILTNQGLVKIDTHDWTPGTATGISDTIIQNPNGALTRLHRSTQGAWHKMVLTRLDENHLLRLSAGSEMFAMIDRVRIRRTIILISGIILALGLSFGMAFWLGKRLSRLSNAFRAMQAGKNSIQIPVSGSDELAFLSRSFNEMTLALENKTQQERDQHERRISELKVLSAGIAHEIRNPLSAISGLAELLARQPAIQATADNQDLVNRILNEIRRLDLIVMDVMAYARQPTLLLAFIGFSDLKTAIREIDPHCHIHFPETSKGLQADRTGLLTMLRNLICNARQAAGKNGEVAIEVQREPQAVTLQISDNGSGIAPEEAQQIFQPFFTKKSNGTGLGLAISRNIAEAHGGTLTLAPSERGTAFCITLPQDKE; encoded by the coding sequence ATGATAAAATCATTTCGCTGGTCATTAAAATGGCAGCTACTCACCGCTATTTTAGGGGTACTGCTCCCAACCCTGTTGCTTTACACCTGGATTGCGGGCAATCTTTTGCTCACTGCCCTGGACCGTGAACTGACCTCCCGCCTGACCATGGTCTCCAATCTGGCAAAAAACTACGTGCCATTGGAGACCATGCTGGGCTATCTCCCGGATGATGAGACAACCCGGATTTATATTCATGATGTTGCAAAGCTCAATAATTTTGCCCAAACCAATCTCCTGGACCGAATCAGTATCCTGACCAACCAGGGTTTGGTCAAAATCGATACCCATGACTGGACACCCGGCACGGCCACCGGAATAAGCGACACGATTATACAAAATCCCAACGGTGCTCTGACCCGGCTCCATCGCAGTACCCAAGGGGCGTGGCATAAAATGGTATTGACCCGGTTGGATGAAAACCATTTACTCCGCCTCTCCGCCGGATCGGAAATGTTTGCGATGATTGACCGCGTCCGCATCCGCAGAACCATCATCCTCATCAGCGGCATTATTCTGGCGCTGGGGCTGAGCTTCGGTATGGCGTTTTGGCTGGGCAAGCGCCTCTCGCGCCTCTCCAATGCTTTTCGGGCCATGCAGGCCGGCAAAAACAGCATCCAGATCCCGGTCAGCGGCAGTGATGAGCTGGCATTCCTCTCCCGGTCATTTAATGAAATGACACTTGCGCTGGAAAACAAAACCCAACAGGAGCGGGACCAGCACGAACGCAGGATTTCCGAATTAAAAGTACTCTCTGCCGGAATCGCCCATGAAATCCGCAATCCCCTCAGCGCCATCAGCGGGTTGGCCGAATTGCTTGCCCGTCAGCCTGCGATTCAGGCGACTGCGGATAACCAGGATCTGGTGAACCGTATTCTCAACGAGATTAGACGACTGGACCTGATTGTCATGGATGTCATGGCCTATGCCCGGCAACCCACACTGTTGCTTGCATTTATTGGTTTTTCTGATCTCAAAACAGCGATCCGGGAAATAGATCCGCATTGCCATATTCATTTTCCAGAAACGTCAAAAGGACTCCAGGCTGACCGTACCGGTCTTTTGACCATGCTGCGCAATCTCATTTGCAATGCCCGGCAGGCGGCAGGTAAAAACGGCGAAGTTGCCATTGAAGTCCAGCGCGAACCCCAAGCCGTCACCCTGCAAATCAGTGATAACGGCTCCGGGATCGCCCCGGAGGAGGCGCAACAAATTTTTCAGCCTTTTTTTACAAAAAAATCAAATGGTACAGGACTGGGCTTGGCCATTTCCCGAAACATTGCCGAAGCGCACGGCGGTACGCTCACGCTCGCACCTTCGGAACGCGGTACCGCGTTTTGTATTACCCTTCCCCAGGACAAGGAGTAG